One Thermodesulfobacteriota bacterium genomic window, CGTCGTCACGGTCCAGGGTGAAGAGGCGGACGTGGCGCTTGCCGAGCGCCTCGTCCGGGAGCTCTACGGCCTCCTTGAGAGGGGTTGTCCGCTCTACCCGCAGGATCTCGACAATGCGATAAGGATACTCTCTCAGGACGGGGAAGCCCGCCTCGCCGACGTATTTACCGATACCATATACGTCTCGTTCAAGAAGAAGAGCATAGTGCCGAAGAGCATCACCCAGAAGAGGTACATCGACTGCATAAGGGGTTCGGATATAGTCTTCGGCATAGGTCCCGCGGGTACGGGCAAGACCTATTTAGCCATGGCCGCGGCCGTCTCGGCGCTCGCGGCCAAGGAGGTGGACAGGATAATACTTACCCGCCCGGCCGTGGAGGCCGGCGAGAAGCTCGGCTACCTCCCCGGCGATCTCGCGCAGAAGGTGGACCCGTATTTGAGGCCGCTCTACGACGCCCTCCACGACATGATGGACCTCGAGCGGGTGCAGAGGCTCATGGAGAAGGGTGTCATAGAGGTCGCCCCGCTTGCGTTTATGAGGGGCAGGACGCTTAACGACTCGTTCATCATACTGGACGAAGCGCAGAACACCACCATCGAGCAGATGAAGATGTTCCTGACGAGACTCGGCTTCGGCTCCAAGGCCGTTGTCACCGGAGATATAACCCAGATAGACCTTCCTCTTGCCCGCCCCTCGGGGCTTGTCGAGGTTCGGAAGATACTCGACGAGGTCGAGGGCATACGGTTCGTCAACTTCACCGAGGCCGACGTGGTGAGGCACCCGCTCGTACAGGAAGTTATAAGGGCGTTTGAGAAGGTCGAGAGGGAGAAAGAGGCGCACATAGTGGAGGAGGTATGAAGGTTACGGCCGATACGTTTAAGAGGCTCGTAAAGACCGCCGCCAAAGATATGCGGCCCGTCAGGCCGGACGTCGGCAAGGTGACGCTCCTTATCGCCGTCTCCCTCCTTACCGCGGTACTTTTCTTCCCGGCCCTTACCTTTTTCGGTTTCAACTACGAGGCCGGGGACGTGGCGGTAATGGACATGAAGAGCCCGGTCGACATGGCCGCCGAGGGGTTTACGCTCAAGCGGGGCGAGACGATAGTCAGGGAGGGGGAGCGTATTACCGCCGAGGCGCTCAATAAGTTAGAGCTCATAGAGACGGCGATGAAGGATTCGAGCTTCCTCTTGCCCGCGGCGGGGCTCTTCGTCTTCACGGTACTCTTTATTGCCGTCGTATATCTCTTTGCGTCGAGGAACATAAAGAAGTTCGCGCACGGTCAGAGGGACCTTCTCCTCATGGCTGTCATATTCCTGGGGGTGATGTTCCTCCTGAGGCTCTTCGGCTTTGCCGCCGCCGTTATGCAAGCGGTCCTGCCCGTGGTCCCGGAGACCGTTTATATATACATGATACCCGTGGCCGTCGGGCCCATGCTGGTGAGGCTTTTCCTGAACTCCGAGACCGCGTTCGTATTCGCCGCGGTCCTTTCCATTATGGCCGGGCTTTTCCTCGGCTGGAGCCTCGCTATAGGGGCCTACTTCTTCATAGGGGGCGTGGTGGCCGCCATGGAGGTACGCCACGCCACCCAGC contains:
- a CDS encoding PhoH family protein, producing MSGRPEKKKKEGEAKRITLEDNSLAMSLFGKGGENLKTIEEKLGVELKSRGNVVTVQGEEADVALAERLVRELYGLLERGCPLYPQDLDNAIRILSQDGEARLADVFTDTIYVSFKKKSIVPKSITQKRYIDCIRGSDIVFGIGPAGTGKTYLAMAAAVSALAAKEVDRIILTRPAVEAGEKLGYLPGDLAQKVDPYLRPLYDALHDMMDLERVQRLMEKGVIEVAPLAFMRGRTLNDSFIILDEAQNTTIEQMKMFLTRLGFGSKAVVTGDITQIDLPLARPSGLVEVRKILDEVEGIRFVNFTEADVVRHPLVQEVIRAFEKVEREKEAHIVEEV